In the genome of Pseudomonas sp. B33.4, the window ATCACTGAACTGGAGATGTACAAGCTGTTCGCCAACCGTGTGAAAGCGCCGATCCTGGCCAACATCACCGAGTTCGGCGCGACGCCGCTGTACACCACCGAGCAATTGGCCGGCGCTGACGTGTCGCTGGTGCTCTATCCACTGTCGGCGTTCCGCGCGATGAACAAGGCGGCGGAAAACGTCTACACCGCGATCCGCCGCGACGGCACGCAACAGAATGTCATCGACACCATGCAGACTCGCATGGAGCTTTACGATCGCATCGATTACCACACCTTCGAGCAGAAGCTCGATGCGTTGTTTGCGGCGAAGAAGTAAGCCGCAGCCACACTCCCTAATAAATTCAAGATTGGAGAAAACAATGGCCGAAGCAAAAGTACTCAGTGGCGCCGGGCTCCGTGGCCAGGTCGCCGGGCAAACCGCATTGTCCACCGTGGGCCAGGCCGGTGCCGGGCTGACCTATCGCGGCTACGACGTGCGCGAACTGGCAGCCGATGCGCAATTTGAAGAAGTCGCGTACCTGCTGCTCTACGGCGAACTGCCGACGAAGGCGCAACTCGACGAATACCAAGGCAAACTGAGCAAGCTGCGCGACCTGCCGCAAGCGCTGAAAGAAGTGCTCGAACGCATCCCCGCCGACGCCCACCCGATGGACGTGATGCGCACCGGTTGCTCGTTCCTCGGCAACATTGAGCCGGAGAAAGATTTCTCCGAACAGCGCGACAAGACTGACCGCCTGCTCGCCGCGTTCCCGGCGATCATGTGTTACTGGTATCGCTTCAGCCACGATGGCAAACGCATCAATTGCGTGAGCGACGAGCCGACCCTCGGCGGCCACTTCCTGCACTTGCTGCACGACAAGAAGCCAAGCGAGCTGCACGTCAAAGTGATGAACGTCTCGCTGATCCTTTACGCCGAGCACGAATTCAATGCCTCGACCTTCACTGCGCGCGTTTGCGCTTCGACCCTGTCCGATCTGTATTCCTGCGTCACCGCAGCCATCGGTTCGCTGCGTGGCCCGCTGCACGGCGGCGCCAATGAAGCAGCGATGGAAATGATCGAGCGCTTCTCGTCGCCGGAAGAGGCGATCAAAGGCACCCTCGGCATGCTTGAGCGCAAGGACAAGATCATGGGCTTCGGCCACGCGATCTATAAGGACAGCGATCCGCGCAACGAGGTGATCAAGGGCTGGTCGAAAAAGCTCGCGGACGAAGTCGGTGACAAGGTGTTGTTTCCGGTCTCGGAAGCCATCGACAAGACCATGTGGGAGCAGAAAAAGTTGTTCCCCAACGCCGATTTCTACCATGCCTCGGCGTACCACTTCATGGGCATCCCGACCAAGCTGTTCACGCCGATCTTCGTCTGCTCGCGCCTGACCGGCTGGGCTGCGCACGTGTTCGAACAGCGCGCCAACAACCGCATCATCCGTCCGAGCGCCGAGTACATCGGCGTTGAACAGCGCAAGTTCGTGCCAATCGAACGTCGCTGAAATGGTGAGCTGACCCGATCCTTGAAACCACCGCAAATCCCTGTAGGAGTGAGCCTGCTCGCGATGACGGACTGACATTCACCATCGATGTCGACTGATCTACCGCTATCGCGAGCAGGCTCACTCCTACAAGGGACGGTGTGAATCTTGAGTCTGGCGTCTGCCCACCCTTTGAAACCATCGTGACCCGAGTCCTGACCCGATGAACACAGAATTCCGCAAAACCCTGCCCGGCAGCCCTCTGGATTATTTCGACGCCCGCGCGGCAGTCGAAGCGATTCAGCCCGGCAGTTACGACACTCTGCCGTACACCTCCCGCGTGCTGGCGGAAAACCTCGTGCGTCGCTGCGACCCGGCCACGCTCACCGACTCCCTCAAGCAATTGATCGAGCGCAAACGCGACCTCGACTTCCCGTGGTTCCCGGCCCGTGTGGTCTGCCACGACATCCTCGGCCAGACCGCGCTGGTCGACCTCGCCGGCCTGCGCGACGCCATCGCTTTGCAGGGCGGTGACCCGGCGCAAGTCAACCCGGTGGTGCCGACGCAACTGATCGTCGACCACTCGCTGGCGGTGGAGGCGGGTGGTTTCGACAAGCAAGCATTCGAGAAAAACCGCGCCATCGAAGACCGGCGCAACGAAGACCGTTTCCACTTCATCAACTGGACCAAAAAGGCCTTCAAGAACGTTGATGTGATACCGCCGGGCAACGGCATCATGCACCAGATCAACCTGGAGAAAATGTCTCCGGTGATCCAAGTGCGTGAAGGCGTAGCGTTCCCGGACACCTGCGTTGGTACCGACAGCCACACACCGCATGTCGATGCGCTGGGCGTGATCGCCATCGGCGTTGGCGGCCTCGAAGCCGAGAGCGTAATGCTTGGTCGCGCGTCGTGGATGCGTCTGCCGGAGAGCGTCGGTGTTGAACTGACCGGCAAGCTGCAACCGGGTATCACCGCCACCGACATGGTGCTGGCGCTGACCGAATACCTGCGCAAACAAAAGGTCGTTGGCGCATGGCTGGAGTTCTTCGGCGAAGGCGCCGCTGCGCTGACCCTCGGCGACCGCGCGACCATCTCCAACATGGCCCCGGAATACGGCGCCACCGCAGCGATGTTCTACATCGACCAACAAACCATCGACTACCTGAAACTCACCGGTCGTGAAGACCAGCAAGTGCAGTTGGTCGAGCAATACGCCAAGCTCACCGGCCTCTGGGCTGACAGCTTGAAAGGCGCGCAATACGAGCGCGGCCTGACCTTCGATCTGTCCTCGGTGGTGCGCAACATGGCCGGCCCGAGCAACCCGCACGCCCGCGTTGCGGTGGCGGATCTGGCGGCCAAAGGCATCTCCGGTCAGTGGGAAGACGTGCCGGGGCAAATGCCCGACGGTGCAGTGATCATCGCCGCCATCACCAGTTGCACCAACACCAGCAACCCGCGCAATGTCATCGCTGCCGGCCTGCTCGCGCGCAACGCCAACAAACTCGGTCTGACCCGCAAGCCGTGGGTGAAATCTTCGCTGGCGCCGGGTTCGAAAACCGTGGCGCTGTACCTCGATGAAGCGGGGCTGACCACAGAGCTGGAACAGCTTGGTTTCGGCGTCGTCGCCTTCGCCTGCACGACCTGCAACGGCATGTCCGGCGCGCTCGATCCGCTGATCCAGCAAGAGATCATCGACCGCGACCTGTATGCCACCGCCGTGCTTTCGGGCAACCGCAACTTCGACGGCCGCATTCACCCGTATGCCAAGCAAGCGTTCCTCGCTTCGCCGCCGCTGGTGGTCGCCTACGCCATCGCCGGGACTATCCGTTTCGACATCGAAAAAGATGTGTTGGGCGTGGTCGACGGCAAGGAAATTCGCCTCAAAGACATCTGGCCGAGCGATGAAGAAATCGACGCCGTGGTGAAGTCTTCGGTCAAGCCTGAGCAGTTCCGTCAGGTCTATATTCCGATGTTCGCCGTCCACGAAGACACCGGCCCGAAAGTCACGCCGTTGTACGACTGGCGCGAGATGAGCACCTACATTCGCCGTCCGCCGTATTGGGAAGGTGCACTGGCCGGCGCCCGTCCGCTCAAAGGCATGCGCCCGCTGGCCGTGCTGCCGGACAACATCACCACCGATCACCTGTCGCCATCCAACGCGATCATGCTCGACAGCGCCGCTGGCGAATACCTGGCGAAAATGGGCCTGCCGGAAGAGGACTTCAACTCTTACGCCACCCACCGTGGCGACCACTTGACCGCACAACGCGCGACGTTCGCCAACCCGAAACTGTTCAACGAAATGGTCGTGGAAAACGGCAAGGTCAAACAGGGTTCGCTGGCGCGTGTCGAGCCGGAAGGCAAAGTGATGCGCATGTGGGAAGCCATCGAAACCTACATGGAACGCAAGCAGCCGCTGATCATCATCGCCGGCGCCGATTACGGTCAGGGCTCGTCCCGCGACTGGGCGGCGAAAGGTGTGCGTCTGGCCGGTGTCGAAGCGATTGCCGCTGAAGGTTTCGAACGCATTCACCGCACCAACCTGGTGGGCATGGGCGTGTTGCCGCTGGAGTTCAAGGCGGGCACCGACCGTCACACCCTGGCCATCGACGGCAGCGAAACCTACGACGTGATCGGCGAGCGCAAACCGCGCGCGGACCTGACGCTGGTGATCCATCGCAAGAACGGCGAGCGCGTTGAGGTGCCGGTGACTTGCCGTCTCGATACCGCTGAAGAAGTGTCGATCTACGAGGCCGGCGGCGTGTTGCAGCGCTTCGCGCAGGACTTCCTTGAAGAGTCGGCGGTTGCCGTTTAAATCAACTGATGTGGGCAGGGGATTTTAAGTCCCGCGCCCTCGGTAAGGAGCATCATGGCTCACGCACCACAAATAAAGATCCCCGCCACCTACATGCGCGGCGGTACCAGCAAAGGCGTGTTTTTCAGCCTCAAGGATCTGCCCGCAGCCGCACAGATTCCCGGCCCGGCTCGCGACGCATTACTGCTGCGTGTGATTGGCAGCCCCGATCCATACGACAAGCAGATCGACGGCATGGGCGGCGCCACTTCGAGCACCAGCAAAACCGTGATCCTGTCGAAAAGCATAAAGGCTGATCACGACGTTGATTACCTGTTTGGTCAGGTCTCCATCGACAAGCCCTTCGTCGATTGGAGCGGCAATTGCGGCAACCTCTCGGCAGCGGTCGGTTCGTTTGCCATCAGCAACGGTCTGGTCGACGCCAGCCGCATTCCGCACAACGGTGTTGCGGTGGTGCGCGTGTGGCAGGCCAACATCGGCAAAACGATTATTGCCCACGTGCCGATCACCAACGGCGAAGTGCAGGAAACCGGTGATTTCGAACTCGACGGCGTGACCTTTCCGGCGGCCGAAGTGCAGGTTGAATTCATGGATCCGGCGGCGGAGGAAGAGGGCGGCGGTGGCTCGATGTTCCCCACCGGCAACCTGGTAGATGAGCTGGAAGTGCCGGGTATCGGCACCTTTAAGGCAACCATGATCAATGCCGGCATCCCGACGATTTTCGTCAACGCCGAAGACATCGGTTACACCGGCACTGAGCTGCAAAGCGCGATCAACAGTGATTCGAAAGCGTTGCAGATGTTTGAGACGATTCGGGCTTACGGCGCATTGCGCATGGGCTTGATTGCCAATCTCGATGAAGCAGCGAAACGCCAGCACACGCCGAAAGTCGCGTTTGTCGCCAGGCCTGCGGATTACGTGGCGTCGAGTGGCAAAGCGGTTGGCGCCGGCGATGTCGATTTGCTGGTGCGCGCGTTGTCGATGGGCAAGTTGCACCACGCGATGATGGGCACGGCGGCGGTGGCGATTGGGACTGCTGCAGCAATCTCCGGCACCTTGGTAAACCTCGCGGCCGGTGGCGTTGAACGTAATGCCGTGCGCTTCGGGCATCCGTCCGGGACGTTGCGCGTTGGCGCCGAAGCCAGCCTGGAAAACGGCGAGTGGATCGTCAAAAAAGCCATCATGAGCCGTAGCGCGCGTGTCCTGATGGAAGGCTATGTACGCGTCCCCGGAGATTCTTTCTGACTAGCGAACCTTTTCCCTCACCCCAGCCCTCTCCCGGAGGTAGAGGGGGCCGACCGAGGTGTCTGGAGATGTACATCGACCTGAAAGATCGAGTCGATTATGGATTCAGGGGCCGACCGAAGTGTTTGAGATTGTGCATTGACCAGATCGATTATGGATTCAGCGCAGATCGTTCACGTCGGTGAACCTCTACAGCATCCCCCAATCGGTTCCCTCTCCCTCGGGAGAGGGCTAGGGTGAGGGGCTACTCACTGAAACAACACAAAAAGAGCAGGCACCCCAGACCTGCAATCATCCAAACCCGCCAAGCTCTGAGGAAGACCGCACCCACTCATCATTCCCGCACAGGAGAACCGCAATGAGCGCCAACGTCGACCTGAACAACCGCCCCGACTACGACCGTGTCCTGCAGGACATCGCCGATTACGTCCTTACCTTCAAAGTCACCTCTGCCGAAGCCCTCGACACCGCCCGCAACTGCCTGATGGACACACTGGGCTGCGGTCTGCTGGCGCTGCGTTTCCCCGAATGCACCAAGCATCTCGGGCCAATCGTCGAGGGCACCGTCGTGCCGTTTGGCGCACGCGTTCCCGGCACCTCCTATCGCCTCGACCCGGTGAAAGCCGCGTGGGACATCGGCTGTATCGTCCGCTGGCTCGACTACAACGACACCTGGCTCGCCGCCGAGTGGGGCCATCCCTCGGACAATCTTGGCGGGATTCTCGCGGTGGCCGATCATCTTTCGCAGAAGCGTCTGGCCAACGCTGAAGCGCCGCTGACCATTCGCGATGTGCTGGAAGCGATGATCATGGCCCACGAGATCCAAGGCGTGATCGCCTTGGAAAACTCCTTCAACCGTGTAGGACTCGATCACGTCATTCTCGTGAAAGTCGCCTCAACCGCCGTTACCGCCAAACTGATGGGCGCCAATCGCGAGCAACTGTTGTCGGCGTTGTCCCATGCGTTTGCCGACGGTCAGGCCCTGCGCA includes:
- the prpC gene encoding 2-methylcitrate synthase yields the protein MAEAKVLSGAGLRGQVAGQTALSTVGQAGAGLTYRGYDVRELAADAQFEEVAYLLLYGELPTKAQLDEYQGKLSKLRDLPQALKEVLERIPADAHPMDVMRTGCSFLGNIEPEKDFSEQRDKTDRLLAAFPAIMCYWYRFSHDGKRINCVSDEPTLGGHFLHLLHDKKPSELHVKVMNVSLILYAEHEFNASTFTARVCASTLSDLYSCVTAAIGSLRGPLHGGANEAAMEMIERFSSPEEAIKGTLGMLERKDKIMGFGHAIYKDSDPRNEVIKGWSKKLADEVGDKVLFPVSEAIDKTMWEQKKLFPNADFYHASAYHFMGIPTKLFTPIFVCSRLTGWAAHVFEQRANNRIIRPSAEYIGVEQRKFVPIERR
- the acnD gene encoding Fe/S-dependent 2-methylisocitrate dehydratase AcnD, with translation MNTEFRKTLPGSPLDYFDARAAVEAIQPGSYDTLPYTSRVLAENLVRRCDPATLTDSLKQLIERKRDLDFPWFPARVVCHDILGQTALVDLAGLRDAIALQGGDPAQVNPVVPTQLIVDHSLAVEAGGFDKQAFEKNRAIEDRRNEDRFHFINWTKKAFKNVDVIPPGNGIMHQINLEKMSPVIQVREGVAFPDTCVGTDSHTPHVDALGVIAIGVGGLEAESVMLGRASWMRLPESVGVELTGKLQPGITATDMVLALTEYLRKQKVVGAWLEFFGEGAAALTLGDRATISNMAPEYGATAAMFYIDQQTIDYLKLTGREDQQVQLVEQYAKLTGLWADSLKGAQYERGLTFDLSSVVRNMAGPSNPHARVAVADLAAKGISGQWEDVPGQMPDGAVIIAAITSCTNTSNPRNVIAAGLLARNANKLGLTRKPWVKSSLAPGSKTVALYLDEAGLTTELEQLGFGVVAFACTTCNGMSGALDPLIQQEIIDRDLYATAVLSGNRNFDGRIHPYAKQAFLASPPLVVAYAIAGTIRFDIEKDVLGVVDGKEIRLKDIWPSDEEIDAVVKSSVKPEQFRQVYIPMFAVHEDTGPKVTPLYDWREMSTYIRRPPYWEGALAGARPLKGMRPLAVLPDNITTDHLSPSNAIMLDSAAGEYLAKMGLPEEDFNSYATHRGDHLTAQRATFANPKLFNEMVVENGKVKQGSLARVEPEGKVMRMWEAIETYMERKQPLIIIAGADYGQGSSRDWAAKGVRLAGVEAIAAEGFERIHRTNLVGMGVLPLEFKAGTDRHTLAIDGSETYDVIGERKPRADLTLVIHRKNGERVEVPVTCRLDTAEEVSIYEAGGVLQRFAQDFLEESAVAV
- the prpF gene encoding 2-methylaconitate cis-trans isomerase PrpF — its product is MAHAPQIKIPATYMRGGTSKGVFFSLKDLPAAAQIPGPARDALLLRVIGSPDPYDKQIDGMGGATSSTSKTVILSKSIKADHDVDYLFGQVSIDKPFVDWSGNCGNLSAAVGSFAISNGLVDASRIPHNGVAVVRVWQANIGKTIIAHVPITNGEVQETGDFELDGVTFPAAEVQVEFMDPAAEEEGGGGSMFPTGNLVDELEVPGIGTFKATMINAGIPTIFVNAEDIGYTGTELQSAINSDSKALQMFETIRAYGALRMGLIANLDEAAKRQHTPKVAFVARPADYVASSGKAVGAGDVDLLVRALSMGKLHHAMMGTAAVAIGTAAAISGTLVNLAAGGVERNAVRFGHPSGTLRVGAEASLENGEWIVKKAIMSRSARVLMEGYVRVPGDSF